A genomic segment from Nitrospinota bacterium encodes:
- a CDS encoding DUF502 domain-containing protein, producing the protein MLSKIKRRIRNVFITGLLITLPVAITFFILKFLFLNLDALSPVFTKLLITVGAPIPEGYRIPFLGFAMTFLIILLAGMLTTNIFGKKLLYLGEAIVAKIPFVRSIYRGTKQVVVSFANADTDSFKKVVLIEFPRKGLHAIGFVTGETRGEVQDHTADQVINVFVPTTPNPTSGFLIFAPKDEVQEIAMSIEDGIKYVVSGGIVDNQIQDLLPAIDIKETKV; encoded by the coding sequence GTGCTCAGCAAAATAAAACGCCGCATCCGCAATGTCTTTATCACCGGGCTCTTGATCACTCTGCCTGTGGCAATCACTTTCTTTATCCTCAAGTTCCTGTTCTTGAACCTCGACGCCCTCTCCCCCGTTTTCACGAAACTCCTGATCACAGTCGGCGCTCCGATACCCGAAGGCTACCGCATTCCCTTCCTTGGCTTTGCCATGACCTTTCTGATTATTCTGCTGGCAGGAATGTTGACCACAAATATCTTCGGGAAAAAACTACTGTACCTGGGGGAAGCTATCGTGGCAAAGATTCCCTTTGTCCGCAGTATTTACCGCGGCACCAAACAGGTCGTGGTTTCTTTCGCCAATGCGGACACCGATTCGTTTAAAAAGGTCGTTCTCATTGAATTTCCACGAAAAGGATTGCATGCCATCGGGTTTGTCACCGGCGAAACGAGGGGTGAAGTGCAGGATCACACCGCCGATCAGGTAATAAACGTTTTTGTTCCAACGACCCCCAATCCCACTTCGGGTTTCCTGATATTTGCTCCCAAGGACGAAGTTCAGGAAATAGCCATGAGCATTGAAGACGGCATCAAATACGTAGTCTCCGGGGGCATCGTGGACAACCAGATACAAGACCTTCTTCCTGCTATCGATATCAAGGAAACCAAGGTTTGA
- a CDS encoding RluA family pseudouridine synthase codes for MTDSAFPLTVLYEDNHLIAVCKPNGLATQSDRACGPSLLDQTKKWLKAEYNKPGNVFLGLVHRLDQPVSGVVLFAKTSKAASRLSKQFRERTTHKIYRAIVNGTPDQASDELIHYLRKENSLKATVFPRPTPDTKKAELSYTVTEVLPHGSLLDVTLKTGRFHQIRAQLAFIGHPILGDVKYGAPYPLPGQQIALYAWKLVIQHPISKEEIILESPPPPDWPFYG; via the coding sequence TTGACCGATTCCGCATTCCCCTTAACAGTTCTTTACGAGGACAATCATCTGATCGCCGTGTGCAAACCCAACGGCCTGGCCACGCAATCGGATAGAGCCTGCGGCCCTTCCCTGCTCGACCAGACCAAAAAATGGCTCAAGGCTGAATACAACAAACCCGGCAATGTGTTTTTAGGACTGGTCCATCGGCTCGACCAGCCGGTTTCCGGCGTGGTTTTATTTGCCAAAACATCCAAAGCGGCATCCCGGCTTTCCAAACAATTCAGGGAACGGACCACACACAAGATTTACCGGGCCATTGTGAATGGAACGCCCGATCAGGCGTCAGACGAACTCATCCACTATCTTCGCAAGGAAAATTCTTTAAAGGCAACTGTATTCCCGCGCCCCACACCAGACACGAAAAAGGCGGAATTATCCTACACCGTCACCGAAGTATTGCCACATGGAAGTCTTCTGGATGTGACACTCAAAACCGGTCGGTTTCACCAGATACGGGCTCAATTGGCATTCATAGGCCACCCGATTTTAGGCGATGTGAAATACGGCGCCCCCTATCCCCTGCCCGGCCAGCAGATTGCCCTGTATGCCTGGAAACTCGTTATCCAGCACCCCATTTCCAAAGAAGAGATCATTCTAGAGTCGCCGCCGCCGCCCGACTGGCCTTTTTATGGATGA